From a region of the Mercurialis annua linkage group LG1-X, ddMerAnnu1.2, whole genome shotgun sequence genome:
- the LOC126665898 gene encoding uncharacterized protein LOC126665898: MENELTWWGNRGSGIIREKLDIFLINNDWKLLFPEYAAFSLGFLGSDHRPIMMDHKKKNARKNVWERQSNRFHLEEVWTTSTDFKEVVKEEWDKTQSYSCAQNLKFKLRRCAMAFKRWGKAKFGTLKSDIKRTKEELQRILNSSEVIIPFDKVKKVEDHLEELLQKEEIIWKQRAKVDWLAHGDKNTCYFHRRACKRKARNLIRGVNE, translated from the coding sequence ATGGAGAATGAGCTAACTTGGTGGGGTAACAGAGGTAGTGGGATAATTAGGGAAAAGTTGGACatatttctaattaataatGATTGGAAGCTTTTATTCCCTGAGTATGCTGCATTTAGCCTGGGTTTCCTTGGGTCAGACCATAGACCAATCATGATGGATCATAAGAAGAAAAATGCTAGAAAGAATGTGTGGGAAAGGCAAAGCAATCGATTCCATCTAGAGGAAGTTTGGACCACTTCAACTGATTTCAAAGAAGTGGTTAAGGAGGAATGGGATAAGACTCAAAGCTATAGCTGTGCCCAGAATCTTAAGTTTAAACTCAGAAGATGTGCTATGGCTTTTAAAAGATGGGGAAAAGCTAAATTTGGAACtttgaaaagtgacattaaaaGGACGAAAGAGGAGTTACAGCGTATTTTGAATTCGTCAGAGGTAATCATTCCCTTTGACAAAGTTAAAAAGGTGGAAGATCATCTTGAAGAGTTGCTCCAGAAAGAGGAAATTATTTGGAAGCAAAGAGCCAAAGTAGATTGGCTTGCGCATGGGGATAAAAACACATGCTATTTCCATAGACGAGCTTGCAAGAGAAAAGCGAGAAACCTGATCAGGGGGGTTAATGAATGA